One Entelurus aequoreus isolate RoL-2023_Sb linkage group LG09, RoL_Eaeq_v1.1, whole genome shotgun sequence genomic window carries:
- the znf318 gene encoding zinc finger protein 318 isoform X1: MYRGQPPPRGPYPPSFEDRGRPPLQPYPPPGRGRSRGRPPHHYEPYPPPGRGRPPHHSEPYPPPSHGRSRGRPPHHSEHHDHGYPDHRRSPPHGKYPPSPSRDYHSRGHSSGSPHRERSHSPRPGHPINHNLVITVGNELTGSSSHHHDRDLHHKHEHSHSRERSPDRSRAKSRGRSKSRARSKSRARSKSRARSKSRSLDRSRAKSRGRSKSRPRLRSRSKSRSSSRSRSTGRSHGRSSPSRNHSKSRRSRSSSSSSAERGSRRNLNQLRGVGRRKALEDTWSLPTKSILKKHGENEDSPSLRSTDSQREAAGSTISTVAEQLLQACRGMEPAAMASMLMQLQSDPLIAQSVDIKEIVNLLDAGMSRTAESPEKTAADMDDEEKFLYGESLEPKYSAQSQPAQSHTFDLYEDVTEEALYSDYLPRAASPMYGTPPVALPHLQAPPTTSDVDAIWPPSGLKPNSAAPVSTSAPESEEVTHKQDSDKYQNIQDLLKTIGLDLGVTEITKMAARTKERLEGNKPARKTPTKRRRHSSSSSEESRGRRSHSSSSSSSSSSDSSGDAAAPARAASKESQQQASDTMTAPPVLPVPSYPPPQVHNMMPAAYQPAGYGQYGGFVPYTQPQWSSMYPAPNNFHPSLPYNQPYNQHPPLERKVKASPVLVQVSELENNESEKQKVLEERENLKQERDMRMKKKEYLMKELEELRKQQGELLRKKRREKDGHKDPLLQEIGRLQEDVIKRISNLRKEHEAAEKKHSEIDKVALILGLSASDRPHRLADTQEDDASQPRSKMQAIEHSPGRQQDGSMSQKQKVPEPKPPVISQTPLPNPFEYYDAGNHWCKNCNTTCGSMFDFFTHLHSKTHWKTLDPYHRPWASSLSEVLQSKPPTEEKLTKPAKGSEFLLPVRGFFCLLCKKFFGDGICAEEHTTTHFHNDCYKKKMYENPLYEQRRNLDRQAGLVADVTAKKLEKDKSGKKKAKKEKQDEERALKVEKEEEKAKALKIEDEFKISKTRDEHSPCPSKKYKDEKYESKKKDKCYPDREEDVRLKYIRRDEEEPGIRRYRHHRQEEDKYDRRPRYDPRDEDKHKFAKYSEGYSKNEREREVRSVEKDTSNKSEATPEANKQPKPYDPPKVMSGPSPAMRAKLRKQSLEATKHAAVTSAPTFGRFTWKKKESQLALDAKKEAAQFIKEEEEALEKAKATNKADGSSTDDTFAKSIALAQEIAQKMCGNRRTMPWASKGVRQSQIRPNFPVPASEFNTTVMTGKAAPFVKPQSSGSPTETKPIFAASNTKFGPHPPVSYPSPLVKSLQRFPAPHVPLVSQSVQRFSSPLGPTVSKSLQYFPCSTGPAVPRPVLTVSQPASLVPSLAPAVSQPASSVPSLAPAVSQPASSVPSLAPTVSQPASSVPSLAPTVSQPASSVPRSALLVSNSAFSVSKASPPASLWITSPDPKLSGLAPLVADPVRQESKPNTADAAPFETSTNEPDVAAPGVPESEQTQAVFVKPPPFINTSEGSKRSEKPKSNLAAAKAQELFGIFYSSIGKPGPLSFTKSTTANRGEKSITQSISSPSPSQRAPQPSNTPQQTQNSMPQTPEPEPQLDIHIESVWSLQTGLDLASERVLSAHDHEPAKTAPTSQRQHEEKTVSEPKIHNDTPTQDLPEPARIAPTSQSQHEGKNVSETKVPDDTPIQDLPEPAKITPTSQSQDQEKTVSESKIHNDTPIQDLPEPAKITPTSQSQDQEKTVTESKIHNDTPIQDLLETLPVTDHESTPCPSSQGKTAQKRSPTVRTTPVRQTRSKTRSQTRQQHFHVQSEPEPALGVSDLNIVEFSDQDSGPHQDRKEIPEALETSENVDMTIPDSQLTLSSTGSD, from the exons ATGTATCGCGGTCAGCCTCCACCGAGGGGCCCTTACCCGCCATCTTTCGAGGACCGCGGCCGACCGCCATTGCAGCCTTACCCACCACCAGGCCGCGGAAGGAGCCGAGGCAGACCTCCACACCACTACGAGCCTTACCCACCACCAGGCCGAGGCAGACCTCCACACCACTCCGAGCCTTACCCACCACCAAGCCACGGAAGGAGCCGAGGCAGACCTCCACACCACTCCGAGCACCACGACCACGGCTATCCGGACCACCGGCGCTCGCCGCCGCACGGAAAATACCCTCCTTCGCCCTCAAGAGACTACCATAGTCGAGGGCACTCGTCCGGATCTCCGCACCGAGAG AGGTCTCACTCGCCCCGCCCGGGGCATCCCATCAACCACAACCTCGTCATCACCGTTGGCAACGAGCTCACAGGCTCCTCCTCACATCACCACGACAG GGACCTACACCACAAGCATGAGCACAGTCACAGCCGAGAGCGAAGTCCGGACCGGAGCCGGGCAAAAAGTCGAGGACGCAGCAAGAGCCGGGCGAGGAGCAAGAGCCGGGCGAGGAGCAAGAGCCGGGCAAGGAGCAAGAGTCGCAGTTTGGACCGCAGCCGGGCTAAGAGCCGGGGTCGCAGTAAGAGCCGCCCTCGCCTTAGGTCTAGATCCAAGTCCAGATCCAGTTCTAGATCCAGGTCCACAGGGAGGAGCCATGGTCGGTCCTCGCCAAGTCGGAACCACAGCAAAAGCAGGAGGAGTCGAAGCAGCTCCAGCAGTAGCGCTGAACGAGGAAGCAGGAGAAACTTGAACCAGCTGCGAGGCGTTGGCCGCAGGAAGGCGCTGGAGGACACTTGGAGTCTGCCCACCAAGTCCATACTGAAGAAACACGGCGAAAACGAAGACTCGCCATCACTAAGG AGCACAGACTCGCAGAGAGAAGCGGCGGGGTCCACCATTTCTACCGTGGCCGAGCAACTGCTGCAGGCTTGCAGAGGGATGGAGCCGGCCGCCATGGCATCCATGTTGATGCAGCTGCAGTCCGACCCGCTGATCGCTCAGAGTGTGGACATCAAGGAGATCGTCAACCTACTGGACGCCGGCATGAGCAGAACAGCAGAGAGCCCAGAAAAGACGGCGGCGGACATGGACGACGAGGAGAAGTTCCTGTACGGGGAGTCTTTGGAGCCCAAATATTCGGCGCAGTCTCAGCCGGCCCAGAGCCACACGTTTGATCTTTACGAGGACGTAACGGAGGAGGCGCTGTACAGCGATTATCTGCCTCGCGCCGCCTCCCCCATGTATGGCACCCCACCTGTGGCGTTGCCCCACCTCCAGGCCCCTCCTACCACCAGCGACGTGGACGCTATCTGGCCTCCCTCCGGCCTCAAGCCCAACAGCGCCGCCCCGGTGTCGACTTCTGCCCCCGAGTCAGAAGAAGTGACGCACAAGCAGGATTCGGACAAGTACCAGAACATCCAGGATTTGCTGAAAACCATCGGCTTGGACCTCGGCGTGACCGAGATAACTAAAATGGCCGCCAGGACCAAGGAGCGGCTGGAGGGAAACAAGCCCGCCCGCAAGACGCCGACGAAGCGCAGACGCCACTCGTCCAGCAGCTCGGAGGAAAGCCGCGGAAGGCGGAGCCacagtagtagtagcagcagcagcagcagctcggACTCCAGCGGCGATGCCGCCGCACCCGCACGCGCCGCCTCCAAAGAGTCGCAGCAGCAAGCGTCCGACACCATGACGGCACCGCCCGTGCTGCCCGTCccctcctaccccccaccccaggTGCACAACATGATGCCCGCCGCCTACCAGCCCGCCGGCTACGGCCAGTACGGTGGCTTCGTGCCATACACACAGCCGCAGTGGTCGTCCATGTACCCTGCGCCCAACAACTTCCACCCCTCCCTGCCGTACAACCAGCCGTACAACCAACACCCACCCCTCGAACGCAAGGTCAAAG CGTCTCCCGTCCTCGTCCAGGTGTCAGAGCTGGAAAACAATGAGAGCGAGAAGCAGAAG GTACTGGAGGAGCGTGAGAACCTGAAACAGGAGCGGGACATGCGGATGAAAAAGAAGGAATACCTCATGAAAGAATTGGAGGAGCTACGCAAGCAGCAAG GTGAGCTGCTGAGGAAGAAGAGGCGAGAGAAAGATGGCCACAAAGACCCGCTGCTGCAGGAGATCGGCCGCCTGCAGGAGGACGTCATCAAACGGATCTCCAACCTCCGCAAGGAGCACGAGGCCGCCGAGAAGAAACACAGCGAGATCGACAAAGTGGCGCTCATCCTGGGGCTGAGCGCTTCCGACCGCCCCCACAGGCTGGCTGACACGCAGGAGGACGACGCCTCGCAGCCCCGCAGCAAAATGCAGGCGATTGAGCACAGCCCTGGACGCCAACAAGATGGCAGCATGTCTCAGAAG CAGAAAGTCCCGGAACCCAAGCCGCCGGTCATTTCACAGACTCCGCTCCCTAACCCGTTTGAGTACTACGACGCCGGCAACCACTGGTGTAAAAACTGTAACACCACCTGCGGCTCCATGTTTGATTTTTTTACCCACTTGCACAGCAAAACGCACTGGaag ACGCTGGACCCTTACCACAGGCCTTGGGCTTCGTCGCTGTCCGAAGTCCTTCAGAGCAAACCACCAACAGAAGAGAAGCTAACAAAACCAGCCAAAG GTTCGGAGTTCCTACTTCCTGTCCGAGGATTTTTCTGTCTGCTGTGTAAGAAGTTCTTTGGAGACGGCATCTGTGCAGAAGAGCACACTACCACTCACTTTCACAACGACTGCTACAAG AAAAAAATGTACGAAAATCCGCTGTACGAGCAGAGAAGGAACCTGGACCGGCAAGCCGGGCTGGTCGCTGACGTGACTGCAAAGAAGCTGGAGAAGGACAAGAGCGGCAAAAAGAAAGCCAAGAAGGAAAAACAAGATGAAGAGCGTGCATTGAAAGTGGAAAAAGAGGAAGAGAAGGCAAAAGCTCTAAAGATAGAGGATGAGTTCAAAATAAGCAAGACTCGAGATGAGCACAGTCCTTGTCCCAGCAAGAAATACAAGGATGAAAAGTATGAGTCCAAGAAGAAGGACAAGTGCTATCCTGACAGAGAGGAAGACGTCAGGCTCAAGTACATCAGGAGAGATGAGGAGGAGCCAGGTATCCGTCGTTATCGACATCACAGACAGGAAGAGGACAAGTACGACCGACGGCCCCGATACGACCCGAGAGACGAGGACAAGCACAAATTTGCGAAATATTCCGAGGGCTATTCCAAGAACGAGCGTGAACGAGAAGTCAGGAGCGTGGAGAAGGACACATCGAACAAAAGCGAAGCTACGCCAGAAGCAAACAAGCAACCGAAGCCTTACGATCCGCCCAAAGTCATGAGTGGACCGAGTCCGGCAATGAGAGCTAAACTCCGCAAGCAAAGCTTGGAAGCAACCAAGCACGCGGCTGTGACCTCGGCGCCTACCTTTGGGAGGTTTACTTGGAAGAAAAAGGAGAGTCAGCTGGCTCTGGATGCCAAGAAAGAGGCCGCCCAGTTCAtcaaggaggaggaagaagcctTGGAAAAAGCCAAAGCCACGAACAAAGCTGACGGTAGTTCCACTGACGACACTTTTGCAAAGTCCATAGCCCTCGCCCAAGAGATCGCTCAAAAGATGTGTGGGAATAGAAGGACCATGCCTTGGGCGTCAAAGGGGGTCAGACAATCTCAGATCCGACCCAACTTTCCTGTCCCTGCCTCAGAATTCAATACAACAGTCATGACGGGAAAAGCCGCACCGTTTGTAAAACCCCAGAGCTCAGGTAGTCCAACAGAGACTAAACCTATTTTCGCAGCTTCTAACACAAAGTTCGGTCCTCATCCCCCTGTGTCTTATCCTTCCCCACTTGTTAAATCTTTGCAACGGTTTCCGGCTCCTCATGTCCCACTTGTGTCTCAATCTGTGCAGAGGTTTTCTAGTCCTCTTGGCCCAACTGTGTCTAAATCTCTGCAATATTTTCCTTGTTCTACTGGCCCAGCAGTCCCCAGACCAGTTCTGACTGTGTCTCAGCCTGCCTCGTTAGTCCCCAGCCTCGCTCCCGCTGTGTCTCAGCCTGCCTCCTCAGTCCCCAGCCTAGCTCCGGCTGTGTCTCAGCCTGCCTCCTCAGTCCCCAGCCTAGCTCCGACTGTGTCTCAGCCTGCCTCCTCAGTCCCCAGCCTAGCTCCGACTGTGTCTCAGCCTGCCTCCTCAGTCCCCAGATCCGCTTTGCTTGTGTCAAATTCTGCCTTCTCGGTTTCCAAAGCATCTCCACCTGCATCTTTATGGATAACTAGTCCTGATCCGAAACTGTCTGGGCTTGCGCCATTGGTGGCTGACCCAGTTCGCCAAGAGTCGAAACCTAACACGGCAGACGCCGCTCCATTTGAAACATCAACAAACGAGCCAGATGTGGCAGCTCCCGGTGTGCCCGAGAGTGAGCAGACTCAGGCCGTGTTTGTCAAGCCCCCACCGTTCATCAACACAAGTGAAGGATCTAAGAGGTCTGAGAAACCAAAAAGTAACCTGGCTGCAGCCAAAGCCCAGGAGTTATTTGGCATCTTCTACAGCAGCATAGGCAAGCCAGGACCTTTGTCGTTTACAAAGTCGACTACAGCCAACAGGGGTGAAAAGAGTATCACCCAGTCCATTAGCAGTCCTTCTCCAAGCCAACGAGCTCCACAACCTTCTAACACACCTCAGCAGACACAAAATAGTATGCCACAAACCCCAGAACCAGAGCCCCAGTTGGATATTCACATTGAATCTGTTTGGTCTTTACAGACTGGCTTGGACTTAGCATCTGAGAGGGTTCTGAGTGCGCATGATCATGAACCTGCTAAGACAGCACCCACGTCACAAAGGCAGCATGAGGAAAAAACAGTTTCAGAACCCAAAATACACAATGATACCCCAACTCAAGACCTTCCAGAACCTGCTAGGATAGCACCCACGTCACAAAGTCAACATGAGGGAAAAAACGTCTCTGAAACCAAAGTACCCGACGATACCCCAATTCAAGACCTTCCTGAACCTGCTAAGATAACACCTACGTCACAAAGTCAGGACCAGGAAAAAACGGTTTCTGAATCCAAAATACACAACGATACCCCAATTCAAGACCTTCCCGAACCTGCTAAGATAACACCTACGTCACAAAGTCAGGACCAGGAAAAAACAGTTACTGAATCCAAAATACACAACGATACCCCAATTCAAGACCTTCTAGAAACACTTCCAGTAACGGATCATGAATCCACACCTTGTCCTAGCTCTCAAGGAAAAACTGCTCAAAAGAGAAGTCCTACCGTTCGCACCACCCCTGTACGACAAACACGATCCAAAACCAGATCCCAGACCAGGCAGCAGCATTTTCATGTCCAGTCAGAACCAGAGCCGGCCTTGGGAGTTTCTGACTTAAACATCGTGGAATTCTCGGATCAGGACTCTGGGCCACATCAAGACCGCAAGGAGATTCCCGAAGCGTTGGAAACATCTGAAAATGTGGACATGACCATTCCAGACTCCCAGTTGACTTTGAGTTCAACGGGGTCGGACTGA
- the znf318 gene encoding zinc finger protein 318 isoform X2: MYRGQPPPRGPYPPSFEDRGRPPLQPYPPPGRGRSRGRPPHHYEPYPPPGRGRPPHHSEPYPPPSHGRSRGRPPHHSEHHDHGYPDHRRSPPHGKYPPSPSRDYHSRGHSSGSPHRERSHSPRPGHPINHNLVITVGNELTGSSSHHHDRDLHHKHEHSHSRERSPDRSRAKSRGRSKSRARSKSRARSKSRARSKSRSLDRSRAKSRGRSKSRPRLRSRSKSRSSSRSRSTGRSHGRSSPSRNHSKSRRSRSSSSSSAERGSRRNLNQLRGVGRRKALEDTWSLPTKSILKKHGENEDSPSLRSTDSQREAAGSTISTVAEQLLQACRGMEPAAMASMLMQLQSDPLIAQSVDIKEIVNLLDAGMSRTAESPEKTAADMDDEEKFLYGESLEPKYSAQSQPAQSHTFDLYEDVTEEALYSDYLPRAASPMYGTPPVALPHLQAPPTTSDVDAIWPPSGLKPNSAAPVSTSAPESEEVTHKQDSDKYQNIQDLLKTIGLDLGVTEITKMAARTKERLEGNKPARKTPTKRRRHSSSSSEESRGRRSHSSSSSSSSSSDSSGDAAAPARAASKESQQQASDTMTAPPVLPVPSYPPPQVHNMMPAAYQPAGYGQYGGFVPYTQPQWSSMYPAPNNFHPSLPYNQPYNQHPPLERKVKASPVLVQVSELENNESEKQKVLEERENLKQERDMRMKKKEYLMKELEELRKQQGELLRKKRREKDGHKDPLLQEIGRLQEDVIKRISNLRKEHEAAEKKHSEIDKVALILGLSASDRPHRLADTQEDDASQPRSKMQAIEHSPGRQQDGSMSQKKVPEPKPPVISQTPLPNPFEYYDAGNHWCKNCNTTCGSMFDFFTHLHSKTHWKTLDPYHRPWASSLSEVLQSKPPTEEKLTKPAKGSEFLLPVRGFFCLLCKKFFGDGICAEEHTTTHFHNDCYKKKMYENPLYEQRRNLDRQAGLVADVTAKKLEKDKSGKKKAKKEKQDEERALKVEKEEEKAKALKIEDEFKISKTRDEHSPCPSKKYKDEKYESKKKDKCYPDREEDVRLKYIRRDEEEPGIRRYRHHRQEEDKYDRRPRYDPRDEDKHKFAKYSEGYSKNEREREVRSVEKDTSNKSEATPEANKQPKPYDPPKVMSGPSPAMRAKLRKQSLEATKHAAVTSAPTFGRFTWKKKESQLALDAKKEAAQFIKEEEEALEKAKATNKADGSSTDDTFAKSIALAQEIAQKMCGNRRTMPWASKGVRQSQIRPNFPVPASEFNTTVMTGKAAPFVKPQSSGSPTETKPIFAASNTKFGPHPPVSYPSPLVKSLQRFPAPHVPLVSQSVQRFSSPLGPTVSKSLQYFPCSTGPAVPRPVLTVSQPASLVPSLAPAVSQPASSVPSLAPAVSQPASSVPSLAPTVSQPASSVPSLAPTVSQPASSVPRSALLVSNSAFSVSKASPPASLWITSPDPKLSGLAPLVADPVRQESKPNTADAAPFETSTNEPDVAAPGVPESEQTQAVFVKPPPFINTSEGSKRSEKPKSNLAAAKAQELFGIFYSSIGKPGPLSFTKSTTANRGEKSITQSISSPSPSQRAPQPSNTPQQTQNSMPQTPEPEPQLDIHIESVWSLQTGLDLASERVLSAHDHEPAKTAPTSQRQHEEKTVSEPKIHNDTPTQDLPEPARIAPTSQSQHEGKNVSETKVPDDTPIQDLPEPAKITPTSQSQDQEKTVSESKIHNDTPIQDLPEPAKITPTSQSQDQEKTVTESKIHNDTPIQDLLETLPVTDHESTPCPSSQGKTAQKRSPTVRTTPVRQTRSKTRSQTRQQHFHVQSEPEPALGVSDLNIVEFSDQDSGPHQDRKEIPEALETSENVDMTIPDSQLTLSSTGSD; encoded by the exons ATGTATCGCGGTCAGCCTCCACCGAGGGGCCCTTACCCGCCATCTTTCGAGGACCGCGGCCGACCGCCATTGCAGCCTTACCCACCACCAGGCCGCGGAAGGAGCCGAGGCAGACCTCCACACCACTACGAGCCTTACCCACCACCAGGCCGAGGCAGACCTCCACACCACTCCGAGCCTTACCCACCACCAAGCCACGGAAGGAGCCGAGGCAGACCTCCACACCACTCCGAGCACCACGACCACGGCTATCCGGACCACCGGCGCTCGCCGCCGCACGGAAAATACCCTCCTTCGCCCTCAAGAGACTACCATAGTCGAGGGCACTCGTCCGGATCTCCGCACCGAGAG AGGTCTCACTCGCCCCGCCCGGGGCATCCCATCAACCACAACCTCGTCATCACCGTTGGCAACGAGCTCACAGGCTCCTCCTCACATCACCACGACAG GGACCTACACCACAAGCATGAGCACAGTCACAGCCGAGAGCGAAGTCCGGACCGGAGCCGGGCAAAAAGTCGAGGACGCAGCAAGAGCCGGGCGAGGAGCAAGAGCCGGGCGAGGAGCAAGAGCCGGGCAAGGAGCAAGAGTCGCAGTTTGGACCGCAGCCGGGCTAAGAGCCGGGGTCGCAGTAAGAGCCGCCCTCGCCTTAGGTCTAGATCCAAGTCCAGATCCAGTTCTAGATCCAGGTCCACAGGGAGGAGCCATGGTCGGTCCTCGCCAAGTCGGAACCACAGCAAAAGCAGGAGGAGTCGAAGCAGCTCCAGCAGTAGCGCTGAACGAGGAAGCAGGAGAAACTTGAACCAGCTGCGAGGCGTTGGCCGCAGGAAGGCGCTGGAGGACACTTGGAGTCTGCCCACCAAGTCCATACTGAAGAAACACGGCGAAAACGAAGACTCGCCATCACTAAGG AGCACAGACTCGCAGAGAGAAGCGGCGGGGTCCACCATTTCTACCGTGGCCGAGCAACTGCTGCAGGCTTGCAGAGGGATGGAGCCGGCCGCCATGGCATCCATGTTGATGCAGCTGCAGTCCGACCCGCTGATCGCTCAGAGTGTGGACATCAAGGAGATCGTCAACCTACTGGACGCCGGCATGAGCAGAACAGCAGAGAGCCCAGAAAAGACGGCGGCGGACATGGACGACGAGGAGAAGTTCCTGTACGGGGAGTCTTTGGAGCCCAAATATTCGGCGCAGTCTCAGCCGGCCCAGAGCCACACGTTTGATCTTTACGAGGACGTAACGGAGGAGGCGCTGTACAGCGATTATCTGCCTCGCGCCGCCTCCCCCATGTATGGCACCCCACCTGTGGCGTTGCCCCACCTCCAGGCCCCTCCTACCACCAGCGACGTGGACGCTATCTGGCCTCCCTCCGGCCTCAAGCCCAACAGCGCCGCCCCGGTGTCGACTTCTGCCCCCGAGTCAGAAGAAGTGACGCACAAGCAGGATTCGGACAAGTACCAGAACATCCAGGATTTGCTGAAAACCATCGGCTTGGACCTCGGCGTGACCGAGATAACTAAAATGGCCGCCAGGACCAAGGAGCGGCTGGAGGGAAACAAGCCCGCCCGCAAGACGCCGACGAAGCGCAGACGCCACTCGTCCAGCAGCTCGGAGGAAAGCCGCGGAAGGCGGAGCCacagtagtagtagcagcagcagcagcagctcggACTCCAGCGGCGATGCCGCCGCACCCGCACGCGCCGCCTCCAAAGAGTCGCAGCAGCAAGCGTCCGACACCATGACGGCACCGCCCGTGCTGCCCGTCccctcctaccccccaccccaggTGCACAACATGATGCCCGCCGCCTACCAGCCCGCCGGCTACGGCCAGTACGGTGGCTTCGTGCCATACACACAGCCGCAGTGGTCGTCCATGTACCCTGCGCCCAACAACTTCCACCCCTCCCTGCCGTACAACCAGCCGTACAACCAACACCCACCCCTCGAACGCAAGGTCAAAG CGTCTCCCGTCCTCGTCCAGGTGTCAGAGCTGGAAAACAATGAGAGCGAGAAGCAGAAG GTACTGGAGGAGCGTGAGAACCTGAAACAGGAGCGGGACATGCGGATGAAAAAGAAGGAATACCTCATGAAAGAATTGGAGGAGCTACGCAAGCAGCAAG GTGAGCTGCTGAGGAAGAAGAGGCGAGAGAAAGATGGCCACAAAGACCCGCTGCTGCAGGAGATCGGCCGCCTGCAGGAGGACGTCATCAAACGGATCTCCAACCTCCGCAAGGAGCACGAGGCCGCCGAGAAGAAACACAGCGAGATCGACAAAGTGGCGCTCATCCTGGGGCTGAGCGCTTCCGACCGCCCCCACAGGCTGGCTGACACGCAGGAGGACGACGCCTCGCAGCCCCGCAGCAAAATGCAGGCGATTGAGCACAGCCCTGGACGCCAACAAGATGGCAGCATGTCTCAGAAG AAAGTCCCGGAACCCAAGCCGCCGGTCATTTCACAGACTCCGCTCCCTAACCCGTTTGAGTACTACGACGCCGGCAACCACTGGTGTAAAAACTGTAACACCACCTGCGGCTCCATGTTTGATTTTTTTACCCACTTGCACAGCAAAACGCACTGGaag ACGCTGGACCCTTACCACAGGCCTTGGGCTTCGTCGCTGTCCGAAGTCCTTCAGAGCAAACCACCAACAGAAGAGAAGCTAACAAAACCAGCCAAAG GTTCGGAGTTCCTACTTCCTGTCCGAGGATTTTTCTGTCTGCTGTGTAAGAAGTTCTTTGGAGACGGCATCTGTGCAGAAGAGCACACTACCACTCACTTTCACAACGACTGCTACAAG AAAAAAATGTACGAAAATCCGCTGTACGAGCAGAGAAGGAACCTGGACCGGCAAGCCGGGCTGGTCGCTGACGTGACTGCAAAGAAGCTGGAGAAGGACAAGAGCGGCAAAAAGAAAGCCAAGAAGGAAAAACAAGATGAAGAGCGTGCATTGAAAGTGGAAAAAGAGGAAGAGAAGGCAAAAGCTCTAAAGATAGAGGATGAGTTCAAAATAAGCAAGACTCGAGATGAGCACAGTCCTTGTCCCAGCAAGAAATACAAGGATGAAAAGTATGAGTCCAAGAAGAAGGACAAGTGCTATCCTGACAGAGAGGAAGACGTCAGGCTCAAGTACATCAGGAGAGATGAGGAGGAGCCAGGTATCCGTCGTTATCGACATCACAGACAGGAAGAGGACAAGTACGACCGACGGCCCCGATACGACCCGAGAGACGAGGACAAGCACAAATTTGCGAAATATTCCGAGGGCTATTCCAAGAACGAGCGTGAACGAGAAGTCAGGAGCGTGGAGAAGGACACATCGAACAAAAGCGAAGCTACGCCAGAAGCAAACAAGCAACCGAAGCCTTACGATCCGCCCAAAGTCATGAGTGGACCGAGTCCGGCAATGAGAGCTAAACTCCGCAAGCAAAGCTTGGAAGCAACCAAGCACGCGGCTGTGACCTCGGCGCCTACCTTTGGGAGGTTTACTTGGAAGAAAAAGGAGAGTCAGCTGGCTCTGGATGCCAAGAAAGAGGCCGCCCAGTTCAtcaaggaggaggaagaagcctTGGAAAAAGCCAAAGCCACGAACAAAGCTGACGGTAGTTCCACTGACGACACTTTTGCAAAGTCCATAGCCCTCGCCCAAGAGATCGCTCAAAAGATGTGTGGGAATAGAAGGACCATGCCTTGGGCGTCAAAGGGGGTCAGACAATCTCAGATCCGACCCAACTTTCCTGTCCCTGCCTCAGAATTCAATACAACAGTCATGACGGGAAAAGCCGCACCGTTTGTAAAACCCCAGAGCTCAGGTAGTCCAACAGAGACTAAACCTATTTTCGCAGCTTCTAACACAAAGTTCGGTCCTCATCCCCCTGTGTCTTATCCTTCCCCACTTGTTAAATCTTTGCAACGGTTTCCGGCTCCTCATGTCCCACTTGTGTCTCAATCTGTGCAGAGGTTTTCTAGTCCTCTTGGCCCAACTGTGTCTAAATCTCTGCAATATTTTCCTTGTTCTACTGGCCCAGCAGTCCCCAGACCAGTTCTGACTGTGTCTCAGCCTGCCTCGTTAGTCCCCAGCCTCGCTCCCGCTGTGTCTCAGCCTGCCTCCTCAGTCCCCAGCCTAGCTCCGGCTGTGTCTCAGCCTGCCTCCTCAGTCCCCAGCCTAGCTCCGACTGTGTCTCAGCCTGCCTCCTCAGTCCCCAGCCTAGCTCCGACTGTGTCTCAGCCTGCCTCCTCAGTCCCCAGATCCGCTTTGCTTGTGTCAAATTCTGCCTTCTCGGTTTCCAAAGCATCTCCACCTGCATCTTTATGGATAACTAGTCCTGATCCGAAACTGTCTGGGCTTGCGCCATTGGTGGCTGACCCAGTTCGCCAAGAGTCGAAACCTAACACGGCAGACGCCGCTCCATTTGAAACATCAACAAACGAGCCAGATGTGGCAGCTCCCGGTGTGCCCGAGAGTGAGCAGACTCAGGCCGTGTTTGTCAAGCCCCCACCGTTCATCAACACAAGTGAAGGATCTAAGAGGTCTGAGAAACCAAAAAGTAACCTGGCTGCAGCCAAAGCCCAGGAGTTATTTGGCATCTTCTACAGCAGCATAGGCAAGCCAGGACCTTTGTCGTTTACAAAGTCGACTACAGCCAACAGGGGTGAAAAGAGTATCACCCAGTCCATTAGCAGTCCTTCTCCAAGCCAACGAGCTCCACAACCTTCTAACACACCTCAGCAGACACAAAATAGTATGCCACAAACCCCAGAACCAGAGCCCCAGTTGGATATTCACATTGAATCTGTTTGGTCTTTACAGACTGGCTTGGACTTAGCATCTGAGAGGGTTCTGAGTGCGCATGATCATGAACCTGCTAAGACAGCACCCACGTCACAAAGGCAGCATGAGGAAAAAACAGTTTCAGAACCCAAAATACACAATGATACCCCAACTCAAGACCTTCCAGAACCTGCTAGGATAGCACCCACGTCACAAAGTCAACATGAGGGAAAAAACGTCTCTGAAACCAAAGTACCCGACGATACCCCAATTCAAGACCTTCCTGAACCTGCTAAGATAACACCTACGTCACAAAGTCAGGACCAGGAAAAAACGGTTTCTGAATCCAAAATACACAACGATACCCCAATTCAAGACCTTCCCGAACCTGCTAAGATAACACCTACGTCACAAAGTCAGGACCAGGAAAAAACAGTTACTGAATCCAAAATACACAACGATACCCCAATTCAAGACCTTCTAGAAACACTTCCAGTAACGGATCATGAATCCACACCTTGTCCTAGCTCTCAAGGAAAAACTGCTCAAAAGAGAAGTCCTACCGTTCGCACCACCCCTGTACGACAAACACGATCCAAAACCAGATCCCAGACCAGGCAGCAGCATTTTCATGTCCAGTCAGAACCAGAGCCGGCCTTGGGAGTTTCTGACTTAAACATCGTGGAATTCTCGGATCAGGACTCTGGGCCACATCAAGACCGCAAGGAGATTCCCGAAGCGTTGGAAACATCTGAAAATGTGGACATGACCATTCCAGACTCCCAGTTGACTTTGAGTTCAACGGGGTCGGACTGA